GTGTCCCGGGGCACCAGCACCATGCTCTGCTGCCGGTGCCGGGGCGCCTCCGGATCGGTCTTGCCCATCACGATGAAGATCCCGCAGCGCGGGTCCATCGCCCCGGTCGACCACCACTTGCGCCCGGTGACCACGTAGTCGTCTCCGTCGGCGACGATCCGGGTGGCGATGTTGGTCGCGTCCGAGGAGGCGACCTCGGGCTCGGTCATGCAGAACGCGGACCGTAGTTCGCCGTCGAGCAGCGGTCGCAGCCAGCGCTCCCGCTGGGCGGGGCTGCCGAACTCGGCCAGCAGTTCCATGTTGCCGGTGTCCGGGGCGGCACAGTTGAGCGCCTCCGGTGCGAGGTGCGGGCTGCGGCCGGTCAGTTCGGCCAGCGGCGCGTACTGGAGGTTGGTCAGTCCGGCGCCGTGCTCGGGGTCCGGCAGGAAGAGGTTCCACAGGCCACGCCGCCGGGCCTCGGCCTTGAGCTCGTCCAGCACCGGAGGGCGGCTCCACGGGTCGGCCGGGGTCGACGGGTCGGCCGCGGCGGCGACCTGCTCCTCGTACACCGCCTCGGCCGGGTGGACGCGGTCGAGCATGAAGTCGTGCAGCGCCTCGTGCAGTTCGGCGGTACGCGCGTCGAACCCGAAGTCCATCGCTACTCCTCGACAGTCAGCTTGGTGGCGGTGCACCGGGGAGCGGTGTCGCCCCGGCGGTGGGTCAACCCCGTCTGATCGCGGTCAGGCCGTGCTCGACCAGCGGGGCGACCAGGTCGCCGATCCGGTCGAATCCCTCGCCCACGGTCTGGCCGAGCGAGTGGCGGTAGTGGATGCCCTCGCAGATGACGGCGAGCTTGAAACAGCCCAGGGCGATGTGCCAGTG
The nucleotide sequence above comes from Plantactinospora soyae. Encoded proteins:
- a CDS encoding acyl-CoA dehydrogenase family protein, which gives rise to MDFGFDARTAELHEALHDFMLDRVHPAEAVYEEQVAAAADPSTPADPWSRPPVLDELKAEARRRGLWNLFLPDPEHGAGLTNLQYAPLAELTGRSPHLAPEALNCAAPDTGNMELLAEFGSPAQRERWLRPLLDGELRSAFCMTEPEVASSDATNIATRIVADGDDYVVTGRKWWSTGAMDPRCGIFIVMGKTDPEAPRHRQQSMVLVPRDTPGVTVRRGLTVFGYTDGAHGGHAEVSFDNVRVPADHLIGEAGDGFAIAQARLGPGRIHHCMRLIGMAERALELLCQRAAGRVAFGRPLAEQGVVQDWIAESRIRIEQARLLVLKTAWLMDTVGNKGAHTEIQAIKIVTPAMAEWVIDKAIQAHGGAGVSQDTPLAALWAQARTLRLADGPDEVHRAALARRELRRWAPA